The Spirosoma radiotolerans genome has a window encoding:
- a CDS encoding right-handed parallel beta-helix repeat-containing protein: protein MLTFLLGVTVSASLAQTTYYVASNGSDNNTGRSITSPFQTLNKINSLPLKPGDQLLFRRGDTFLGTLTIRQSGSSSLPITVDAYGSGPKPVLTGSVPLSGWTDVGGGIYKAFCSACGSAVTGLYQNGIPLPLGRYPDIDSPNKGYLTIRAHTEKYQIFSQEHLPDTIDWKGGEVVMRSRQWILDRALIDHQNGDALNLIYNSNYPPADGSGYFIQNHPATLNRPGEWAYTPSMKTIYLFSNQINPNTQTINAAVQNRNIDLANCSNIALRHLHITQSGKQAIYTTNVSNFTLTDSDITNAGEDGLILTGSGSNILIENNTIVDINNNGVWLDALQNVTIRNNRLQRIGIIPGRGKGGDGNYNALQSNANLDVLIENNRIDSVGYSGISFWNNTTIQRNIIANYCMTKSDGGGIYVFNENEKKPMTNIHIVSNMIYNGIGAQEGNVREDYLGANGIFLDGCVENVELRNNTVFNNLQWGIFLHNSSKITCIDNTVFNNGNCQLVIWNNTCPVRNDVIKRNIFFSKLASQSVGQFLSTIDDINQFGQIDSNYYARPFDQEAIILGIINSTQGAKYSLDGWKHFSRGLDLHSLGSPLTFKPYKNEGAGGTNRINSTFDSIIDDWFLIYSRYGNAEVSQDMTGNLDGGSLKVSFPTPSGQGNSYAQIVKQVALTKGKTYVLRFDAVATVDVTILVYLRQYGAPFKEYDRRYSVALSPSRKSYELPFTVSDSDSNAVVLFQIDGEGPPFWLDNVRLQEDVPIQNNPDDFIKLIYNPTLKDSLVTLAGLYSDVKGQRYRNYVILKPFTSIILLKDTLPQLPADLSLSLTSNKRVLGINDLASIQLRVNNQSDRSAALSRWTCRLPANIQFVDSLGHPYRDNVLTGTVSQLAPLSDTTFTFLVQPTSAGLFRLSAQVTTATSPDPDSRPNSGTADGEDDARTIDLRVDAPLTGDRVFESPNPNQRSLPGVATNPDPALMNVKQADLSLQIEVSSRTPIVGTVITYTLSIANAGGRTAEGIQVENLLPDGFEPVSLGEWTANGHSLVTTVESIPAASIYRTSFQVRVTLPGFWLNRAQINASIISDPDSTPGNGFSNGEDDEAQVDGRAL from the coding sequence AGTCTCCCTTTAAAGCCTGGAGACCAGCTATTATTTCGCCGAGGGGATACTTTCCTGGGAACGTTGACTATTCGTCAATCAGGCTCTTCCAGCTTACCCATTACCGTTGATGCCTATGGTAGCGGACCTAAACCCGTGTTAACCGGATCAGTACCACTAAGCGGATGGACAGATGTAGGAGGTGGCATCTACAAAGCGTTCTGTTCAGCTTGTGGTAGCGCCGTAACAGGTCTTTATCAGAATGGTATTCCTTTACCTTTAGGTCGTTACCCAGATATTGACTCCCCCAATAAAGGATATCTAACCATCCGCGCTCATACCGAGAAATATCAAATATTTAGTCAGGAGCACCTGCCAGATACCATTGACTGGAAAGGTGGCGAAGTGGTTATGCGAAGCAGGCAATGGATACTTGACCGAGCCCTTATCGACCACCAGAATGGAGATGCCCTTAATTTGATCTACAATTCAAATTATCCTCCAGCCGATGGATCTGGCTACTTTATTCAGAATCACCCGGCAACACTGAACAGGCCGGGCGAATGGGCTTATACTCCTTCGATGAAAACTATTTACTTATTTAGTAACCAAATTAATCCTAATACGCAGACCATAAACGCAGCCGTTCAGAACCGGAACATTGATCTGGCTAACTGTTCAAACATTGCCTTGCGCCACCTTCATATTACACAGTCCGGGAAGCAAGCAATATACACGACAAACGTATCAAATTTTACTCTGACTGATTCAGATATTACCAATGCTGGTGAAGATGGCCTCATACTGACAGGGTCGGGCAGTAATATTCTCATTGAGAACAATACAATTGTCGACATTAACAACAATGGGGTCTGGCTGGATGCTTTACAAAATGTTACAATTCGAAATAATCGGTTGCAGCGAATTGGTATCATTCCAGGCCGTGGCAAAGGGGGGGACGGCAATTACAACGCATTGCAATCAAATGCGAATCTAGATGTTCTGATAGAGAACAATCGTATCGACAGCGTGGGATATAGTGGCATTTCTTTTTGGAATAATACGACGATTCAGCGAAATATCATTGCCAATTACTGCATGACAAAGAGTGATGGGGGAGGCATATACGTATTCAATGAAAACGAAAAAAAGCCCATGACAAACATTCATATTGTTTCCAATATGATCTACAACGGGATTGGAGCTCAAGAGGGTAACGTACGAGAGGACTATCTAGGAGCGAACGGTATCTTTTTAGATGGCTGCGTGGAGAATGTGGAGCTTCGCAATAATACGGTCTTTAATAATTTGCAGTGGGGTATTTTTCTACATAACTCTAGTAAGATTACTTGTATTGATAATACAGTATTTAATAACGGAAACTGTCAGTTAGTAATCTGGAACAACACATGCCCGGTTCGAAATGATGTCATCAAGCGCAACATTTTTTTTAGTAAACTAGCTTCACAATCGGTCGGTCAGTTTCTATCAACTATAGATGATATAAATCAGTTCGGCCAGATTGATTCTAATTATTACGCCCGCCCATTTGATCAAGAAGCCATTATATTGGGTATAATCAATAGTACGCAGGGAGCTAAATATTCATTAGATGGATGGAAGCATTTTTCCCGAGGACTCGACCTGCATTCCTTAGGTAGCCCCCTTACTTTCAAACCCTATAAGAATGAAGGAGCTGGTGGTACAAATCGCATTAATAGCACCTTCGATTCAATTATTGATGATTGGTTTCTGATTTACAGTCGTTACGGAAATGCTGAAGTTAGCCAGGATATGACCGGCAACCTTGATGGCGGTAGTTTAAAGGTATCTTTCCCTACCCCTTCTGGTCAAGGCAACTCCTATGCCCAGATTGTTAAACAGGTTGCTTTGACGAAGGGTAAAACTTATGTGCTCCGTTTTGATGCGGTAGCCACAGTTGATGTGACGATACTAGTTTACCTGCGCCAGTATGGAGCTCCCTTTAAAGAGTATGACCGACGATATTCTGTAGCCCTATCCCCTAGCCGGAAGAGTTATGAGTTGCCCTTTACGGTCTCCGATAGTGATTCTAACGCAGTTGTTCTGTTTCAGATTGATGGAGAAGGGCCACCTTTTTGGCTGGATAATGTCCGTTTGCAGGAAGACGTGCCCATTCAGAATAATCCAGACGATTTTATTAAACTAATCTATAATCCAACGCTAAAAGACAGCCTTGTCACGCTAGCGGGTCTCTACAGTGATGTAAAGGGGCAGCGCTATCGGAATTACGTTATTCTAAAACCCTTTACGTCGATCATTCTCTTAAAAGATACCCTTCCCCAGTTACCCGCTGATTTAAGCCTTTCGCTGACCAGTAACAAACGAGTGCTGGGAATAAATGACTTAGCCAGTATTCAATTACGAGTCAATAACCAGAGTGATCGTTCGGCTGCCCTGTCCCGCTGGACCTGTCGACTACCCGCTAATATTCAGTTTGTTGATAGTCTTGGCCATCCATACAGGGACAATGTATTAACAGGAACAGTAAGCCAACTAGCTCCTCTGAGCGATACGACCTTTACTTTTTTAGTTCAGCCAACGAGTGCTGGATTATTTCGGTTGTCAGCACAAGTTACCACAGCTACCTCACCCGATCCCGACAGTCGTCCTAATTCGGGAACGGCGGATGGGGAGGACGATGCCAGAACTATCGATCTGCGCGTTGATGCCCCGCTAACTGGTGACCGTGTTTTCGAGTCGCCAAATCCAAACCAGCGGTCTTTACCAGGCGTCGCGACTAATCCTGATCCGGCATTGATGAATGTGAAACAAGCCGACTTAAGTCTACAAATAGAAGTTAGTAGCCGCACTCCTATAGTGGGAACCGTTATCACGTACACATTGTCCATTGCTAACGCCGGGGGCCGAACGGCTGAGGGGATACAAGTAGAGAACTTGTTACCTGATGGGTTCGAACCAGTAAGTTTAGGCGAATGGACAGCGAATGGCCACTCTTTAGTAACGACAGTAGAGTCGATTCCTGCTGCGTCCATTTATCGTACGTCTTTTCAAGTTCGAGTCACATTGCCTGGTTTCTGGCTTAATCGAGCTCAAATTAATGCATCCATAATTAGTGATCCAGATTCAACACCAGGTAATGGGTTCTCAAATGGCGAAGACGATGAGGCTCAAGTCGATGGACGAGCACTATAG
- a CDS encoding DinB family protein: MTETQMLINQTADAYQWINKLVETVPFEKWKIIPPTVESSIDWQLGHLIISQYFHSILVIRGHQMDILQQLPIREYSDLFTQSEPSQSVGKVASAKLLADLRVMQQKSLAVLTTLQVWELDHRLEPTPTAHPIATTKREAIDWNIKHTMYHCGQIGLIKRVVDKRHDFGLRVAK; encoded by the coding sequence ATGACGGAAACACAGATGTTGATTAACCAAACCGCTGATGCCTACCAATGGATTAATAAGCTGGTTGAGACCGTGCCCTTTGAGAAGTGGAAAATTATTCCTCCAACAGTCGAGTCCAGTATTGACTGGCAACTTGGGCATTTGATTATCAGTCAGTATTTTCATTCTATTCTGGTCATTCGGGGCCACCAAATGGATATACTTCAGCAGCTTCCCATCCGCGAGTACAGTGACTTGTTTACCCAATCCGAGCCTTCCCAGTCAGTAGGTAAAGTAGCTTCAGCTAAGTTATTGGCGGATTTACGGGTCATGCAGCAAAAGTCGTTGGCTGTTCTGACGACGCTGCAAGTTTGGGAGCTGGATCATAGGCTAGAACCTACTCCTACTGCTCATCCAATCGCCACTACAAAACGGGAGGCTATTGACTGGAATATTAAGCACACCATGTACCACTGCGGACAAATTGGACTCATCAAGCGCGTAGTAGATAAGCGCCATGATTTCGGCCTTAGAGTAGCGAAATGA
- a CDS encoding peptidylprolyl isomerase, whose product MKYFVIFLILFIGKKLPTSYGQVLLETNNKNHYDDLSAKKEITRLYRKLKAGYAFDKLAQAYSQDYGSYTVGGNLGWQKPNQFVANFGLMINRLHKSELSKPFKTEFGYHIVQLLDQKDGEVLTRHILLKIKS is encoded by the coding sequence ATGAAGTACTTTGTCATCTTTTTGATCCTTTTCATAGGTAAAAAATTACCTACTTCATACGGGCAAGTACTTCTTGAAACCAACAATAAAAATCACTACGATGATTTAAGCGCTAAGAAGGAGATCACGCGCTTATACCGAAAACTAAAAGCTGGCTACGCCTTTGATAAACTCGCTCAAGCCTACTCTCAAGATTACGGTTCCTATACAGTTGGGGGAAACTTAGGCTGGCAAAAGCCCAATCAGTTTGTGGCTAATTTTGGCCTGATGATTAATCGATTGCATAAGTCGGAATTGTCAAAGCCCTTCAAAACGGAGTTTGGCTATCACATTGTCCAACTATTAGATCAGAAAGACGGAGAGGTCTTGACCAGACACATTCTATTAAAAATAAAGAGCTAA
- a CDS encoding chloramphenicol phosphotransferase CPT family protein: protein MIKQPHYGKIILLNGASSAGKSTLAKALQQQLDEPFLRFSFDLFLFESDILPKHFIRRQSHTWAPLRVQWLEGYFNCLPALAFAGNNLVIDYILETQQELDQLTALLAPFEVFFVGVHCPLPELERREQARGDRRVGDAQRDWARVHSFSRYDFEIDSSQPVEQNTVALINAWRTRSGPNVFQSRRLNSL, encoded by the coding sequence ATGATAAAGCAACCCCACTATGGAAAGATTATATTGCTTAATGGTGCCTCCAGCGCCGGAAAATCTACCCTCGCCAAAGCCCTACAGCAACAGCTCGATGAACCTTTTCTGCGCTTCTCTTTCGACTTGTTTTTGTTTGAATCTGATATTCTACCTAAACACTTTATCCGGAGACAATCACATACCTGGGCTCCATTACGGGTTCAATGGCTGGAAGGATACTTCAACTGTTTACCTGCTCTGGCTTTCGCCGGCAATAATCTAGTAATTGATTATATCCTTGAAACCCAGCAGGAGCTCGACCAACTCACGGCGTTGCTTGCGCCTTTTGAGGTTTTCTTTGTGGGCGTTCATTGTCCTTTACCCGAATTGGAGCGACGCGAGCAAGCACGAGGTGACCGGCGGGTTGGGGATGCCCAACGCGATTGGGCGAGGGTTCACTCCTTTAGCCGGTACGACTTTGAAATTGATTCGAGCCAACCGGTTGAGCAAAACACGGTGGCGCTCATCAATGCGTGGCGAACCAGATCAGGCCCGAACGTATTTCAAAGCAGGCGGCTTAATTCGCTCTAA
- a CDS encoding ArsR/SmtB family transcription factor, whose amino-acid sequence MRRDIFQAIADPSRRAIITLIALQAMTPNAIADNFNTTRQAVSKHLRILTECELVRAQQQGREIYYSLEVEKLKEIDLWVNQFRKIWETRFSQLDDVLSTLKK is encoded by the coding sequence ATGAGACGAGATATCTTTCAGGCTATAGCAGACCCCTCCAGGCGGGCCATCATCACCCTGATTGCCTTGCAGGCCATGACACCCAACGCCATTGCTGACAACTTCAACACAACCCGACAGGCGGTTTCCAAACACCTTCGCATACTCACCGAATGCGAACTGGTTAGAGCTCAACAGCAAGGACGGGAAATCTACTACTCTCTGGAAGTTGAAAAACTAAAAGAGATTGATCTGTGGGTAAACCAATTCAGGAAAATTTGGGAAACCCGTTTTAGTCAACTCGACGATGTATTATCAACTCTCAAAAAATAA
- a CDS encoding SRPBCC family protein, with protein MNDFLVDKTTKTVSFSREFDAELSLVWDAYTKQELLDQWWAPKPWTSKTKFMDFTVGGRRFYAMVSPEGDEHWSLQTYTSISPKTNFKLLNAFADKDENPELPGSEWDLTFSERNGKTTVRISIYNESLARLEKMLDMGFKEGTAMNLKNLEELLATLSKQQ; from the coding sequence ATGAACGATTTCCTCGTTGACAAAACAACCAAAACGGTAAGCTTCTCCAGAGAATTTGATGCCGAGCTTTCGTTGGTATGGGATGCTTATACGAAGCAGGAACTTCTGGACCAATGGTGGGCACCCAAACCGTGGACTTCAAAAACGAAATTTATGGATTTTACAGTTGGCGGTCGACGGTTTTATGCGATGGTAAGCCCTGAAGGCGATGAGCATTGGTCCCTTCAAACATACACCTCCATCAGTCCCAAAACCAATTTCAAATTGTTGAATGCTTTTGCCGACAAAGATGAAAACCCAGAGTTGCCCGGTTCTGAGTGGGATTTAACTTTCAGTGAGCGTAACGGGAAGACAACTGTACGGATTAGTATTTATAATGAATCGCTTGCCCGCTTAGAGAAGATGCTTGATATGGGCTTCAAGGAAGGAACGGCTATGAACCTGAAAAACTTGGAAGAGTTATTGGCCACTTTATCAAAACAACAGTAA
- a CDS encoding TetR/AcrR family transcriptional regulator, whose product MARTKDFDQQDVLQKAVCLFWEKGYNGTSMQDLVDGLGISRSSLYDTFGDKYQLYLKALNLYKQQYESQVNKLTGQATSAKAAIQKLLEMVVDELLTDQQRKGCFTVNAGIELANQDSQVSQLVRETEQQLEQAFIGIIRQGQENGEIGKEKDAQALARFLNNTIKGIQVSVKSTSDRRFFDDIITTTLLVIV is encoded by the coding sequence ATGGCCAGGACAAAAGATTTTGATCAACAAGACGTGCTACAGAAAGCGGTATGCCTTTTCTGGGAAAAGGGCTATAACGGCACGTCTATGCAAGATCTGGTGGACGGCCTTGGCATCAGTCGGTCCAGCCTGTACGATACTTTTGGAGACAAGTATCAGCTTTATCTAAAAGCGCTTAATCTGTACAAACAGCAGTACGAAAGTCAGGTAAATAAGCTCACCGGACAGGCTACTTCAGCCAAAGCGGCCATTCAAAAGTTACTGGAAATGGTCGTGGACGAACTGCTCACTGACCAGCAACGCAAAGGATGTTTTACGGTCAATGCCGGCATCGAACTCGCTAATCAGGATTCTCAGGTTAGTCAGTTGGTCCGTGAGACCGAACAGCAATTAGAACAGGCCTTCATCGGGATCATTCGGCAGGGTCAGGAAAATGGGGAAATCGGCAAAGAGAAAGATGCCCAGGCGCTTGCCCGTTTCCTTAACAACACTATCAAAGGCATACAGGTCTCTGTCAAGTCGACCAGTGATCGTCGTTTTTTTGATGACATCATTACGACTACGCTCCTGGTCATTGTCTGA
- a CDS encoding SDR family NAD(P)-dependent oxidoreductase produces the protein MKKLERKVAVVTGASKGIGAGIAKSLAAEGAAVVINYASARAGAEQTVAEIVRNGGQAIAIQGDVANAADVDRLFRETEQAFGKADILVNNAGVYQFGSIEDITEADFHRQFNINVLGLLLATQGAVHHFGQKGGSIINIGSAVTAITPPGSAIYTATKASVDSITKVLSKELGAKKIRVNSINPGMVETEGAHAAGLIGSDFQANAEKTAPLGRIGQPTDIAPIAVFLASDESGWLTGETLIASGGMR, from the coding sequence ATGAAAAAATTAGAACGTAAAGTAGCCGTCGTTACTGGAGCCTCCAAGGGGATTGGTGCCGGTATTGCTAAAAGTCTGGCCGCCGAAGGGGCCGCCGTCGTCATCAATTATGCGTCCGCCAGGGCGGGAGCGGAACAAACAGTCGCCGAAATCGTCCGTAATGGCGGCCAGGCCATCGCTATACAGGGTGATGTGGCTAACGCGGCCGATGTTGACCGGCTCTTCAGGGAAACGGAACAAGCCTTTGGGAAAGCCGACATCCTGGTCAACAATGCTGGCGTTTACCAATTCGGCAGCATCGAAGATATTACCGAAGCGGATTTCCATCGGCAATTTAACATCAATGTTCTTGGGCTGCTTTTAGCGACTCAGGGGGCGGTTCATCATTTTGGCCAAAAAGGCGGCAGCATCATTAATATCGGCTCTGCTGTAACGGCAATCACCCCGCCTGGTAGCGCCATATATACGGCAACGAAAGCCTCGGTCGATTCCATTACGAAGGTATTATCCAAAGAACTGGGCGCAAAAAAAATCCGGGTCAACTCGATTAATCCCGGCATGGTTGAAACTGAAGGTGCTCATGCTGCTGGTCTCATCGGTAGTGATTTCCAAGCGAATGCCGAAAAAACCGCTCCGCTCGGTCGTATCGGGCAGCCGACCGATATTGCTCCTATTGCTGTATTCTTAGCCTCCGACGAATCGGGTTGGCTGACTGGCGAAACCCTAATCGCCAGCGGGGGTATGCGTTAA
- a CDS encoding MarR family transcriptional regulator, producing the protein MDFDGRWATIFVLIARQGPVAVMEIDEWLGITHPAVVQVINELEKQGLIVSAKSERDGRKRLLTLSETGHHPIQRGLSARFQTAEHCLNLPFFRS; encoded by the coding sequence GTGGATTTCGACGGGCGCTGGGCAACCATTTTTGTGCTCATTGCCCGACAGGGGCCGGTTGCTGTAATGGAGATTGACGAATGGCTGGGCATCACGCACCCGGCCGTGGTTCAGGTGATCAATGAGCTTGAGAAACAGGGGCTCATTGTGTCTGCCAAGTCTGAGCGGGACGGTCGCAAGCGTCTGCTGACGCTGAGTGAAACCGGGCATCATCCCATACAACGAGGCCTATCAGCCAGGTTTCAAACGGCTGAACATTGCCTGAATCTCCCATTTTTTCGTAGTTGA